In one Nicotiana tomentosiformis chromosome 6, ASM39032v3, whole genome shotgun sequence genomic region, the following are encoded:
- the LOC104112874 gene encoding sugar transport protein 8-like has product MSTAQVNNSKITVYVVSCWIFAAFGGLMFGYDIGISGGVSGMDDFLIKFFPNVYERKLHAKENNYCKYDDQLLQLFTSSLYLSALVSSFFASKACQLLGRRPTIFMASVFFIAGAVISAASEHRWMLIVGRILFGVGVGFGNETVPLFLTEVAPIQLRGAVNILFQLFVTIGIFIANLVNYATSTMHPNGWRVSLGLAAVPALLLLIGCFVITDTPASLIERGKEDQGKAALKKIRGVEDVEVEYKEIVAACEQAKQVKHPFRNLVKAASVPPLVIAIFLQIFQQFTGINAIMFYAPVLFQTMGFKSDGALLSAVITGLVNVGATFVSIYAVDKLGRRKLLLQACCQMLISQLAIGGILSVNLKETGTLDRTLAAIVVVLVCTYVMSFAWSWGPLGWLIPSETFPMETRTAGFAFAVSTNMLFTSLIAQAFLTMLCKMQAYIFFFFSAWIVVMGLFVIFLLPETKGVPIDSMVEDVWKKHPVWKKLFKNE; this is encoded by the exons atgtcgACAGCTCAGGTAAACAACTCCAAGATCACAGTCTATGTGGTATCATGTTGGATCTTTGCTGCCTTTGGAGGGCTTATGTTCGGTTACGATATTGGTATTTCAG GAGGAGTATCTGGTATGGATGATTTCTTGATAAAATTCTTCCCAAATGTATATGAAAGAAAGCTACATGCAAAGGAGAACAATTACTGTAAATATGACGATCAACTTCTCCAGCTATTCACCTCATCCTTGTACCTATCAGCTTTGGTTTCTAGCTTTTTCGCTTCAAAAGCCTGTCAATTGTTAGGTCGTAGACCCACCATTTTCATGGCCTCTGTTTTTTTCATTGCCGGCGCCGTCATTAGTGCTGCCTCTGAACACAGATGGATGCTCATTGTTGGTCGTATTTTGTTTGGCGTTGGTGTTGGCTTCGGAAATGAG ACTGTTCCTTTATTTTTAACAGAAGTAGCACCAATCCAACTTAGAGGAGCTGTGAATATTCTCTTCCAACTGTTCGTAACAATAGGAATATTCATCGCGAATCTGGTTAATTATGCAACATCAACTATGCATCCAAATGGTTGGAGGGTGTCACTAGGTCTTGCTGCTGTTCCAGCGTTGCTTCTTCTCATTGGTTGCTTTGTCATAACTGATACCCCAGCAAGTCTGATCGAACGTGGCAAAGAGGATCAAGGAAAAGCAGCTCTAAAGAAAATCAGGGGAGTTGAAGATGTTGAAGTTGAGTACAAAGAAATAGTGGCTGCTTGTGAACAAGCCAAGCAAGTGAAACATCCATTCAGGAACCTCGTAAAAGCTGCAAGTGTTCCACCACTtgtgattgccatatttttgcaGATATTCCAGCAATTCACTGGAATTAATGCCATTATGTTCTATGCTCCTGTTCTGTTCCAGACCATGGGTTTCAAATCCGACGGTGCACTTTTGTCCGCTGTCATAACTGGGCTTGTTAATGTTGGCGCTACCTTTGTTTCCATCTATGCTGTTGACAAGCTTGGAAGGAGAAAATTGCTCCTTCAAGCTTGTTGCCAAATGTTAATTTCTCAG TTGGCAATTGGAGGTATTTTATCAGTCAATTTGAAGGAGACAGGAACATTGGACAGGACATTGGCAGCAATAGTGGTGGTTCTTGTGTGCACATATGTCATGTCATTTGCCTGGTCATGGGGTCCTTTGGGCTGGTTGATTCCAAGTGAGACATTCCCAATGGAAACAAGAACAGCTGGTTTCGCTTTTGCAGTTAGCACAAACATGCTCTTCACCTCCTTAATTGCTCAGGCATTCTTGACCATGCTCTGCAAAATGCAGGCttacattttcttcttcttctcagccTGGATTGTTGTGATGGGATTGTTCGTCATATTCCTTTTGCCAGAAACCAAAGGAGTCCCTATTGATTCTATGGTGGAAGATGTATGGAAGAAGCATCCTGTTTGGAAGAAACTCTTCAAGAATGAATGA
- the LOC138894509 gene encoding secreted RxLR effector protein 78-like has product MLTNRLQGVMDDMIDKGHAAFVPGRVINDNIILSHELIKWYGRKGTSPRCMIKIDMQKAYDSLEWVFLEQVLIGLNFLETFVKWIMTCVQTVSYSIVVNGKETTPFAAKRGMRQGDPLSPYLFVIEMEYLTRLLKTLKSVQS; this is encoded by the coding sequence ATGCTAACCAACAGACTACAAGGGGTTATGGATGACATGATTGATAAAGGACATGCTGCTTTTGTACCTGGCAGGGTAATCAATGATAATATTATACTTAGCCATGAGCTAATAAAGTGGTATGGGAGAAAAGGAACATCACCTAGATGCATGATCAAAATTGACATGCAAAAAGCCTATGACTCACTAGAGTGGGTGTTCCTGGAGCAGGTGCTTATTGGGTTGAATTTCCTTGAGACATTTGTGAAATGGATTATGACATGTGTACAAACAGTATCCTACTCTATTGTAGTTAATGGTAAGGAAACTACTCCATTTGCTGCAAAGAGAGGGATGAGGCAAGGGGACCCCCTATCTCCATATCTTTTTGTAATAGAAATGGAATACCTTACCAGGCTGCTGAAGACTCTGAAGAGTGTGCAAAGCTAA
- the LOC104112873 gene encoding photosystem I reaction center subunit II, chloroplastic: MAMATQASLFTPALSAPKSSSPWKQSLASFSPKQLKSTVSAPRPIRAMAEEAAAAATKEAEAPVGFTPPQLDPNTPSPIFGGSTGGLLRKAQVEEFYVITWESPKEQIFEMPTGGAAIMREGANLLKLARKEQCLALGTRLRSKYKINYRFYRVFPNGEVQYLHPKDGVYPEKVNAGRQGVGQNFRSIGKNKSPIEVKFTGKQVYDL; encoded by the coding sequence ATGGCCATGGCAACTCAAGCTTCTCTCTTCACTCCAGCTCTCTCTGCCCCAAAATCCTCTTCCCCATGGAAACAATCCCTTGCTTCCTTCTCTCCTAAGCAACTCAAATCCACTGTTTCCGCTCCCCGTCCCATTAGAGCCATGGCCGAAGAAGCCGCCGCCGCCGCCACAAAAGAAGCAGAGGCTCCAGTGGGCTTCACCCCACCACAATTGGACCCAAATACACCTTCCCCGATCTTCGGTGGCAGCACCGGTGGGCTTCTTCGCAAGGCCCAAGTTGAGGAATTCTACGTAATCACTTGGGAATCACCTAAAGAGCAGATCTTTGAAATGCCAACTGGTGGTGCTGCTATTATGAGGGAAGGTGCTAATTTGCTGAAATTGGCGAGGAAAGAGCAGTGTTTAGCACTTGGTACTAGGCTGAGGTCTAAGTACAAGATTAACTACAGGTTTTACAGGGTGTTTCCTAATGGTGAGGTTCAATACTTGCATCCTAAGGATGGTGTGTATCCAGAAAAGGTGAACGCTGGCCGTCAAGGAGTTGGACAAAACTTCAGATCCATTGGTAAGAACAAGAGTCCAATTGAGGTCAAGTTCACTGGCAAACAAGTGTATGATTTGTAA
- the LOC138894510 gene encoding uncharacterized protein, whose protein sequence is MVEAEMTKLQTIGRSYTWSNNHTYSKIDRSIVNSNWITTMPPLSVQVMDPIFSYHSPLYIKLGRPKNRCRKAFRFMNCIAEHLNFTKVVENSWRQTNNAHYMKDIWEKLKHVKNAIKELNVKEFNGVTKRIKDIRDKLKNVQEDVRTPNHSQDLFKQKRS, encoded by the coding sequence ATGGTAGAAGCTGAGATGACAAAACTACAAACAATTGGAAGATCATACACATGGAGCAATAATCACACATATAGTAAGATTGATAGATCCATAGTCAACTCAAACTGGATAACTACAATGCCACCTCTATCAGTGCAAGTTATGGATCCTATCTTCTCATACCACTCTCCACTCTACATTAAATTGGGTAGGCCAAAAAATAGATGCAGGAAAGCATTTAGATTCATGAACTGTATAGCAGAACACCTTAATTTCACCAAGGTAGTAGAAAACAGCTGGAGACAAACTAATAATGCACACTATATGAAGGACATCTGGGAGAAGCTAAAGCATGTTAAGAATGCCATCAAAGAACTGAATGTCAAAGAGTTTAATGGGGTCACAAAAAGAATCAAAGACATCAGAGACAAGCTTAAAAATGTACAGGAAGACGTGAGAACTCCAAACCACTCACAAGACTTATTTAAGCAGAAAAGGAGCTGA